In Aegilops tauschii subsp. strangulata cultivar AL8/78 chromosome 3, Aet v6.0, whole genome shotgun sequence, one genomic interval encodes:
- the LOC109774137 gene encoding protein FAR1-RELATED SEQUENCE 5-like: MLQDLRVRANAALGHVCDKNAPHPHSDDYNSHLRFFADVVTRLEARSDRARQLLEERSRGLLGHAFSRVFSHLRNTFPDFDFDADIDPIPRAIRGDLARWVEDNPPNIEAYVLPRLEMCFETFKEAKDFHNVYAKHAGFAIREGSKVETRVYLYCTCYGVYESKVSEANRQRNKMTARTNCGAKMRLKREKDGTVVTILEYVKYMQFKGIEHAQIMSILGGDDPGSYFLEMNTKDLINLKAKNSRMDDVDDVLLTVNFFREMKAINKELFCDMQHDESDRVKNIFWANTTFFGFTLIRDEDADSFRWLFKTFLRCMRGKAPTCILTDQCPAMALAIPDAFKNTIHKLCRWHIMKKYRQHLAYLYNLHEDFKDEFTSILNWPLMPTEFEAAWKGLMDTYHLHDDATMVAMWNEHERWISAQQRNSLHQNDIHTTK; this comes from the exons atgctccaggaCCTCAGGGTCAGGGCCAACGCGGCGCTGGGCCACGTCTGTGACAAGAATGCACCGCACCCCCACTCGGATGACTACAACAGTCACCTGCGCTTCTTCGccgacgtggtgacgcgcctggaagccCGGTCTGATAGAGCTCGCCAGCTTCTGGAAGAGAGGAGTCGGGGCCTGCTCGGGCAcgcgttctcccgtgtcttcagccatcttcgGAACACCTTCCCCGACTTCGACTTTGACGCCGACATTGACCCCATACCGCGGGCCATCCGGGGCGACCTCgcacggtgggtggaggacaac CCACCTAACATTGAAGCTTACGTTCTGCCAAGGCTAGAGATGTGCTTTGAAACTTTCAAAGAAGCAAAGGACTTCCACAACGTCTACGCAAAGCACGCAGGTTTTGCTATCAGGGAAGGCTCCAAGGTTGAGACCAGAGTCTACCTTTATTGCACGTGCTATGGAGTCTATGAATCGAAGGTGTCAGAAGCAAATAGACAGCGGAACAAGATGACAGCCAGGACTAACTGCGGGGCTAAAATGAGGCTGAAGAGGGAAAAGGATGGAACAGTTGTC ACAATCTTGGAGTACGTCAAGTACATGCAGTTCAAAGGCATTGAACATGCGCAAATAATGAGCATACTGGGCGGCGATGACCCCGGTAGCTACTTCCTCGAAATGAATACCAAAGACCTGATTAACCT CAAAGCAAAGAATTCAAGGATGGATGATGTGGACGATGTCCTATTGACTGTTAACTTCTTTAGGGAGATGAAAGCTATAAACAAGGAATTATTCTGTGACATGCAACATGATGAGTCCGACAGAGTTAAGAACATATTCTGGGCGAAC ACTACATTCTTTGGTTTCACCCTGATAAGAGATGAGGATGCAGATTCATTCAGATGGTTGTTCAAGACATTTTTAAGGTGCATGCGAGGGAAGGCTCCTACATGCATCCTCACAG ACCAGTGCCCGGCAATGGCTTTGGCCATCCCAGATGCTTTCAAGAACACAATACACAAGCTGTGCCGCTGGCACATTATGAAGAAGTATAGGCAACACCTTGCATACCTGTACAACCTGCATGAAGACTTTAAGGATGAATTCACATCAATCCTCAACTGGCCCCTCATGCCAACTGAGTTTGAGGCTGCCTGGAAAGGACTCATGGATACGTACCACCTCCATGATGATGCCACGATGGTGGCCATGTGGAACGAGCATGAGAGATGGATATCAGCACAACAAAGAAATTCTCTGCACCAAAATGACATCCACACAACAAAGTGA